A DNA window from Rhizobium jaguaris contains the following coding sequences:
- a CDS encoding mandelate racemase/muconate lactonizing enzyme family protein, which yields MKIVDVKCAIIGKSPIVRIVTDKGISGYGQAETWKPYLKPHILAFRDALIGEDPTNVERCVLKIRQRGGFKPWGSAVSVIEMALWDIAGKAAGVAVHKLLGGRVRDRVRVYNGSIRFPLAGHRPEDLADDLKKMMALPEGFTIIKQPIGFHSPMKREIPNFYYGEPNASPFHGALDRGPITEKGLRHFVDCVAAMKEVAGDTIGLALDCGPGWMLPDAIRLARMLEPYNLLWIEDLLTGDYTPWVNAGVYRELTRVSTTPIHTGEQIYLRQNFKELIETQAVNVLGPDPADVGGIAELKWIAEYADLHSILFAPHGTANGLLGLAALIQVSATLPANFIAFEYTTGDPDWWYDIVEGLPEVIVKNGFIDVIDRPGMGVDLIPEKAKRYLAEDDRDFFA from the coding sequence ATGAAAATCGTCGACGTCAAATGCGCCATCATCGGCAAGAGCCCGATCGTGCGGATCGTCACCGATAAAGGCATTTCCGGCTACGGCCAGGCAGAGACCTGGAAGCCCTATCTGAAACCGCACATTCTCGCCTTTCGCGACGCGCTGATCGGCGAAGACCCGACGAATGTCGAACGCTGCGTGCTGAAGATCCGCCAGCGTGGCGGCTTTAAACCTTGGGGTTCGGCGGTCAGCGTCATCGAAATGGCGCTCTGGGATATCGCCGGCAAGGCGGCAGGCGTCGCCGTCCACAAGCTGCTCGGCGGCCGAGTGCGCGACCGCGTCCGCGTCTATAACGGCTCCATCCGCTTCCCGCTCGCCGGCCACCGCCCGGAAGACCTCGCGGACGATCTCAAGAAGATGATGGCCTTGCCTGAGGGTTTCACCATCATCAAACAACCGATCGGCTTTCATTCGCCGATGAAACGCGAGATTCCGAATTTTTACTACGGCGAACCGAACGCCAGCCCCTTCCACGGTGCGCTCGACCGCGGCCCGATCACGGAGAAAGGCTTGCGTCATTTCGTCGATTGCGTCGCCGCCATGAAAGAGGTCGCCGGCGACACGATCGGTCTGGCGCTAGATTGCGGCCCCGGCTGGATGCTGCCCGACGCCATCCGGTTGGCCCGCATGCTGGAGCCTTACAATCTGCTCTGGATCGAAGACCTCTTGACCGGCGACTATACGCCCTGGGTCAACGCCGGAGTCTACCGCGAACTGACCCGCGTCAGCACCACGCCGATCCACACCGGCGAGCAGATTTATCTGCGCCAGAACTTCAAGGAGCTGATCGAAACCCAGGCCGTCAACGTGCTCGGCCCCGATCCGGCCGACGTCGGCGGCATCGCCGAGCTCAAATGGATCGCCGAATATGCCGACCTGCATTCGATCCTGTTCGCGCCGCATGGCACCGCCAACGGCCTGCTCGGATTGGCCGCCTTGATACAGGTTTCGGCCACGCTTCCCGCCAACTTCATCGCCTTCGAATATACGACCGGCGATCCCGACTGGTGGTACGACATCGTCGAAGGACTGCCGGAGGTGATCGTCAAGAACGGCTTCATCGATGTCATCGATCGCCCCGGCATGGGCGTCGATCTCATCCCGGAAAAAGCCAAGCGCTATCTCGCCGAGGACGATCGCGACTTTTTCGCCTGA